In one Cloacibacillus porcorum genomic region, the following are encoded:
- a CDS encoding tyrosine recombinase XerC — protein MMENISDSINAYIEYLTSLGKSKHTTVNYKIDLTHFKGYLSNQGITDVREIDTRAIRIFLSSILGVGEAKSSASRRLSAVRGFTAWLCWRGDITEDPSLGLKGPKKAEALPRALSYEQIDKLLTEGPEEGSKSFMRDRLVLELMYGAGLRVSELIGLNWNMVELEERMLRVLGKGDKERLVPIGAPLKKLFEEWRDITCVDGRAPVFLSAKGAERLTVRTVDRIVLRAAARAGLHGVTPHTLRHSCATHMLENGAPLRVVQEMLGHESIASTQRYLSITSDQIKKSYLEVHPRALEDEEL, from the coding sequence ATGATGGAGAATATATCTGATAGTATCAATGCGTATATTGAATATTTGACATCACTGGGTAAATCTAAACATACAACGGTAAACTATAAGATAGACCTTACTCACTTCAAAGGTTATCTTTCCAATCAGGGAATTACCGATGTGCGCGAGATAGATACCCGCGCGATACGTATTTTTTTGAGCAGCATCCTTGGGGTGGGCGAAGCAAAAAGCTCCGCTTCAAGAAGGCTCTCGGCCGTACGCGGATTCACGGCTTGGCTTTGCTGGCGCGGAGATATCACCGAGGACCCCTCGCTGGGGCTGAAAGGCCCCAAAAAAGCTGAAGCGCTGCCGCGCGCCCTCTCTTACGAGCAGATCGACAAGCTGCTTACGGAGGGGCCGGAAGAGGGTTCAAAGAGCTTCATGCGCGACCGGCTCGTGCTTGAGCTGATGTACGGCGCCGGGCTTCGCGTCTCGGAGCTTATCGGACTCAACTGGAACATGGTAGAGCTTGAGGAGCGGATGCTGCGCGTCCTTGGCAAGGGGGACAAAGAACGTCTCGTGCCGATAGGCGCGCCGCTGAAAAAGCTCTTTGAGGAGTGGCGCGATATCACCTGCGTCGACGGCAGGGCTCCGGTATTTCTCTCCGCCAAGGGGGCCGAGCGCCTTACGGTTCGCACGGTAGACCGTATAGTGCTGCGCGCCGCGGCGCGCGCCGGACTTCATGGAGTGACGCCGCACACGCTGCGCCACAGCTGCGCCACGCACATGCTGGAAAACGGGGCGCCGCTCCGGGTGGTGCAGGAGATGCTGGGTCATGAGAGCATCGCGTCAACGCAGAGGTATCTCTCGATAACCTCTGACCAGATCAAAAAGAGCTATCTGGAGGTACACCCCAGAGCTTTGGAAGATGAAGAATTATAG
- the trmFO gene encoding methylenetetrahydrofolate--tRNA-(uracil(54)-C(5))-methyltransferase (FADH(2)-oxidizing) TrmFO, which yields MTQTCKTVTVAGGGLAGSEAAWQLAERGVRVRLCEMRPLKMTPAHETPMLGELVCSNSLGGEKLTTPAGILKAELKRMDSLIMRCAEASRVPAGNALAVDREVFARLIDDSIASHPNIELVREELTEIPEEPAIIATGPLTSASMAQSLAALTGEDFLYFYDAVAPIVDVSTVDMSKAFRANRYGMEGDYINCPMNEEEYNLFWNELVNAETAPRHDFEEEQMRHFDGCLPVEVIAKRGEKTLLFGPLRPVGFEAFNDGKEPCAVVQLRQDNGEGSLFNIVGFQTNLKWGEQERVFRLIPALREAEFVRKGVMHRNLFVCAPKVLDPYLRFNGREALFIAGQASGVEGYMESTAMGLAAALFAYLQVSGLPMADFPLETAVGSLLNYLRGALPESFQPMNVNLGIFPRLPGKKIRRRTERCEAYAARSLEALEKFIGENKILFPNKQL from the coding sequence ATGACACAGACATGTAAAACGGTCACCGTCGCCGGCGGCGGCCTTGCCGGTTCGGAGGCCGCTTGGCAGCTGGCGGAGCGCGGCGTGCGCGTACGCCTCTGCGAGATGCGTCCGCTGAAGATGACGCCGGCGCATGAGACGCCGATGCTCGGTGAACTCGTATGCAGTAATTCCCTGGGAGGGGAAAAACTTACGACCCCCGCGGGGATACTGAAGGCGGAACTTAAACGGATGGACAGCCTCATCATGCGCTGCGCCGAGGCGAGCCGCGTGCCTGCCGGCAACGCGCTCGCCGTCGACCGCGAGGTGTTCGCGCGCCTGATCGATGACAGCATCGCCAGCCACCCTAATATTGAGCTTGTACGCGAAGAGCTGACGGAGATACCGGAGGAACCGGCGATAATCGCCACGGGGCCGCTCACAAGCGCGTCGATGGCGCAGTCGCTTGCGGCGCTGACAGGAGAGGATTTTCTCTATTTCTACGACGCCGTCGCCCCGATCGTCGACGTTAGCACCGTGGATATGTCAAAGGCCTTCCGCGCCAACCGCTACGGCATGGAGGGGGACTACATAAACTGCCCGATGAACGAGGAAGAATATAACCTCTTCTGGAACGAACTTGTCAACGCCGAGACAGCGCCGCGCCACGACTTCGAGGAGGAGCAGATGCGCCACTTCGACGGCTGCCTGCCGGTGGAGGTCATAGCGAAGCGCGGCGAAAAGACTCTGCTCTTCGGCCCTCTGCGCCCCGTAGGTTTCGAGGCGTTCAACGACGGCAAAGAGCCATGCGCCGTCGTGCAGCTGCGTCAGGACAACGGGGAGGGCAGCCTCTTCAACATCGTCGGTTTCCAGACTAACCTCAAGTGGGGGGAACAGGAGCGCGTCTTTAGGCTCATCCCCGCGCTCCGGGAGGCGGAATTCGTCCGTAAGGGCGTGATGCACCGCAACCTGTTCGTCTGCGCTCCAAAGGTGCTCGATCCCTATCTGCGTTTCAACGGCCGCGAGGCGCTCTTCATCGCCGGACAGGCCTCCGGTGTCGAGGGATACATGGAGAGCACGGCGATGGGTCTTGCCGCGGCTCTATTTGCCTATCTGCAGGTCAGCGGCCTGCCGATGGCCGACTTTCCGCTGGAGACCGCCGTCGGTTCGCTGCTCAACTATCTGCGAGGGGCGCTGCCGGAGAGTTTTCAGCCGATGAACGTCAACCTCGGCATCTTTCCGCGCCTGCCTGGTAAAAAAATACGCAGGCGGACCGAGCGCTGCGAGGCATATGCCGCCCGTTCGCTTGAGGCTCTGGAAAAATTTATCGGTGAAAATAAAATACTTTTCCCAAATAAACAGCTTTAA
- the topA gene encoding type I DNA topoisomerase: MAAKKTVKQDEAVPQEIEKSAKSSSVKKAAKAETVKKTAKTTKTAKASAGTTTKKKAPAKKSATKTTRSQKFSQYDGKTLVVVESPAKAKTLEKILGTRYKVLASVGHVRDLPKGRLAIDVEHDFEPEYIQVRGKADLIKTLKGASAASERTLLASDPDREGEAIAWHLASLLDIDTQQQCRIRMHEITEHGVRSAISEPDMINMELVEAQQARRVLDRLVGYELSPLLWYKVQRGLSAGRVQSVALRIVCEREEEIERFIPEEYWLMDVDANSLDKKRSYKLRVEKYKNKPLTINNEEEALKIEGEIRAGRLTVDDFSTKESKKQPSPPFKTSTLQQEASRRCGFAPKRTMRIAQALYEGIEIPGRGPTGLITYMRTDSLRLAPEALESSRAFIANSFGRNYLPDKPNEYMPKGKAQDAHEAIRATDAMLTPESIKDYLTPEQYRLYELIWSRFIASQMRDAVVARTNLVCSSADYQMKQSGVVATFDGWGRVYPLGIKDITMEPAVKGEELAIEKIVKEQKFTQPLPRYTEAGLVKALEEKGIGRPSTYATIIDTLSLRGYVDRGEEDKKLIPTKLGRLVNNFLVRYFSSIVNEGFTATMEKELDQIESGEIEWKKLMADFWKGFKPVVDEVSAHGESMRPEPELIGEKCPECGHELIVKRGRFGEFIACTGYPECKYTRKIVKTTGIKCPKCGQGELIRRKTTKGKMKGRFFYGCERYPDCDYVSWKKPGKEGAAEEEAQVVEPNDTDM; encoded by the coding sequence ATGGCTGCAAAAAAAACCGTAAAACAGGACGAGGCCGTTCCGCAGGAGATTGAGAAGAGCGCCAAAAGCTCCTCCGTCAAAAAGGCGGCTAAGGCTGAAACTGTGAAAAAAACGGCTAAAACGACAAAGACCGCTAAAGCTAGCGCCGGCACGACGACGAAAAAGAAGGCCCCAGCGAAAAAGAGCGCTACAAAAACCACCCGCAGCCAGAAATTTTCCCAGTATGACGGCAAGACGCTTGTGGTCGTGGAGTCTCCCGCGAAGGCCAAGACGCTTGAAAAGATACTTGGCACCCGCTACAAGGTGCTTGCGAGCGTCGGGCATGTACGGGATCTGCCGAAGGGCCGTCTCGCGATCGACGTCGAACACGACTTTGAACCGGAATACATCCAGGTGCGCGGCAAAGCGGACCTTATAAAGACGCTGAAGGGGGCCTCCGCCGCGAGCGAACGTACGCTGCTCGCCTCCGACCCCGACCGTGAGGGAGAGGCGATAGCCTGGCACCTCGCCTCGCTGCTCGACATCGATACGCAGCAGCAGTGCCGCATAAGAATGCACGAGATCACGGAGCACGGCGTGAGGAGCGCCATCTCCGAGCCGGACATGATAAACATGGAACTCGTAGAGGCCCAGCAGGCGCGCCGCGTACTTGACCGCCTTGTCGGCTACGAGCTGAGCCCTTTGCTCTGGTACAAGGTCCAGCGCGGACTCTCCGCCGGACGCGTTCAGTCCGTGGCGCTGCGCATCGTCTGCGAGCGCGAAGAGGAGATCGAGCGCTTCATACCGGAGGAATACTGGCTCATGGACGTCGACGCGAATAGCCTTGATAAAAAGAGAAGCTATAAACTGCGCGTCGAAAAATATAAAAATAAGCCTCTGACGATAAACAACGAGGAAGAGGCGCTTAAAATAGAGGGCGAGATCCGCGCTGGCAGGCTGACTGTCGACGACTTCAGCACCAAAGAGAGCAAAAAACAGCCGAGTCCGCCCTTCAAGACCAGTACCCTGCAGCAGGAGGCCTCGCGCCGCTGCGGCTTCGCGCCGAAACGTACCATGCGCATCGCGCAGGCCCTCTATGAGGGTATAGAGATACCGGGACGCGGCCCCACGGGGCTCATCACCTACATGCGTACCGACAGCCTGCGGCTCGCGCCCGAGGCGCTTGAGTCCTCGCGGGCCTTTATCGCGAACAGCTTTGGCAGAAATTACCTGCCGGACAAGCCTAACGAATACATGCCCAAGGGCAAGGCGCAGGACGCCCACGAGGCGATACGCGCGACGGACGCGATGCTTACGCCGGAGTCCATCAAAGATTACCTTACGCCGGAGCAGTACAGGCTCTACGAGCTGATTTGGAGCCGCTTCATCGCAAGCCAGATGAGGGACGCCGTCGTGGCGCGCACAAACCTTGTCTGTTCCTCCGCCGACTATCAGATGAAGCAGTCAGGCGTCGTCGCCACATTTGACGGCTGGGGGCGCGTCTATCCGCTCGGCATCAAAGACATTACGATGGAGCCGGCGGTGAAGGGCGAGGAGCTCGCGATAGAGAAGATCGTCAAAGAACAGAAGTTTACGCAGCCTCTGCCGCGCTACACCGAGGCCGGACTTGTCAAAGCGCTTGAAGAAAAGGGCATCGGACGTCCCTCGACATACGCGACGATTATCGACACCCTCTCCCTGCGAGGCTACGTCGACCGCGGCGAAGAGGACAAAAAGCTGATACCGACGAAACTTGGGCGGCTTGTCAACAACTTCCTAGTGAGGTACTTCTCCTCGATAGTCAACGAGGGATTCACGGCGACGATGGAGAAGGAGCTTGACCAGATCGAATCCGGTGAAATCGAGTGGAAAAAGCTGATGGCCGACTTCTGGAAGGGCTTCAAACCGGTCGTCGACGAGGTCTCCGCGCACGGCGAGAGCATGAGGCCGGAGCCTGAGCTGATCGGCGAAAAATGTCCGGAATGCGGACATGAGCTTATCGTAAAGCGCGGGCGTTTTGGAGAATTTATTGCCTGCACAGGCTACCCGGAATGCAAATATACGAGGAAGATCGTTAAGACAACCGGCATAAAATGCCCCAAATGCGGCCAGGGCGAGCTGATACGCCGCAAGACCACCAAAGGCAAGATGAAGGGCCGTTTCTTCTATGGCTGCGAGCGCTACCCCGACTGTGATTACGTATCGTGGAAAAAGCCGGGCAAAGAGGGCGCCGCGGAAGAAGAGGCGCAGGTGGTGGAGCCGAATGACACAGACATGTAA
- the dprA gene encoding DNA-processing protein DprA: MDDRLKLMLLLNSVNANATALAKFLLFGLEPRELWRPSGADAAKEVFSEKTLAKIRAANDGGWAERELERAGELGVRLLTVDDEDYPRELFDLKDAPLVLYWRGNAKKLPNKTKIGVVGTRRMSAYGRDVSKRLGAACAEHDIVLISGGAWGVDGCSQGACCENGGETFAVLGTGADLVYPVTNRKLFEMIAERGALISEFPLGSRGEPWHFPQRNRIVAALSERVVVVEAPLKSGSMITARLALELGREVWAVPGQIYGVNSEGTNRLLYDGAYPYISEEVFLSACGVDIAAPAERGGVKNMEISAEEGLIFKSLAENGTMTIDKLSLTVKMSPADLLKNITLLSAKGIVFMSAPGRYSVKSNL, encoded by the coding sequence ATGGATGACCGCCTGAAGCTGATGCTGCTCTTAAACAGCGTCAACGCCAACGCCACGGCGCTTGCCAAGTTCCTTCTGTTCGGTCTCGAGCCGCGCGAGCTGTGGCGCCCCTCCGGGGCGGACGCCGCGAAAGAGGTGTTCAGCGAAAAGACGCTCGCGAAAATACGCGCCGCGAACGACGGCGGCTGGGCGGAGCGTGAACTTGAACGCGCCGGCGAACTTGGCGTGCGTCTGCTGACGGTGGACGACGAAGATTACCCGCGGGAGCTGTTTGACTTGAAAGACGCTCCGCTCGTTCTTTACTGGCGGGGAAACGCGAAAAAACTGCCCAATAAAACAAAGATAGGCGTCGTCGGCACCCGCCGCATGAGCGCCTACGGCAGAGATGTATCCAAACGGCTCGGGGCCGCCTGCGCGGAACACGACATCGTACTGATCAGCGGCGGCGCCTGGGGCGTAGACGGCTGCTCGCAGGGAGCCTGCTGCGAAAACGGCGGTGAGACCTTCGCGGTGCTCGGCACCGGCGCGGACCTTGTCTATCCGGTCACCAACAGGAAATTATTTGAGATGATCGCCGAGCGCGGCGCTCTGATCTCGGAGTTTCCCCTCGGCTCACGCGGCGAACCCTGGCACTTTCCGCAGCGCAACCGGATCGTAGCCGCGCTCTCCGAGAGGGTCGTCGTGGTCGAAGCGCCGCTTAAAAGCGGCTCGATGATTACGGCGCGCCTCGCGCTTGAGCTTGGGCGCGAGGTCTGGGCGGTACCCGGACAGATATATGGAGTCAATTCCGAGGGGACGAACCGCCTGCTTTACGACGGGGCCTATCCTTATATATCCGAGGAGGTCTTTCTCAGCGCCTGCGGCGTTGATATCGCCGCCCCGGCGGAGCGCGGCGGCGTAAAAAATATGGAAATATCCGCCGAAGAGGGACTGATTTTTAAATCTCTCGCGGAAAACGGGACGATGACGATTGACAAGCTATCTCTTACCGTTAAAATGAGCCCCGCTGACCTTTTAAAAAATATAACCCTTTTATCAGCAAAAGGGATCGTTTTTATGTCCGCACCTGGACGATACAGCGTAAAGAGTAATTTGTAA
- a CDS encoding YifB family Mg chelatase-like AAA ATPase, with amino-acid sequence MNNVSGLTLRGVKGVAVEVEVDITGGLFSISVVGLADTAVKEARERVRAALRAAGVNIRGRVSINLAPADIPKEGALLDLPIAVALASAAGHLSVPRPSLFIGELALDGRLRGVRGAVPAAFFAKENNIELFVPAENAAEVSLVEGVRAYAADDLREIIAHLRGEKELAPVSGRKIEDTAAPADPDFADIKGQIAAKRALEIAAAGHHNILFIGSPGSGKTLLARALKGILPPLSDAEMMEVMLLRSTAGLNLELSRERPFRSVHHTASAVSICGGGSALRPGEISLASRGVLFLDEFPEFQRDVIEALRQPLEDGSITVSRAAGSVVYPAKVLVVAACNPCPCGFAGDSERQCICTPFSLERYRRKLSGPILDRIDLHVAVPRLTPEELVSLGGSCGERSETVRARVAEARRIQAERWSGFGFQCNSEIPEKFLRRSASMRSDVRAFILEALKGVKLSGRGLSRVLRVSRTIADLDGAPQIEVKHVAEAISYREGEATSWMTA; translated from the coding sequence ATGAATAACGTCTCGGGTCTCACGCTGCGCGGGGTGAAGGGCGTCGCCGTCGAGGTGGAGGTCGACATAACGGGAGGCCTCTTCTCGATTTCGGTGGTCGGCCTCGCGGACACCGCCGTCAAGGAGGCGCGCGAACGGGTGCGCGCCGCGCTTCGCGCCGCCGGCGTCAATATTCGCGGCCGTGTCTCAATAAACCTCGCGCCCGCCGACATCCCCAAAGAGGGGGCGCTGCTGGATCTGCCGATCGCCGTCGCGCTGGCCTCGGCCGCCGGTCACCTCTCGGTGCCGCGCCCCTCGCTCTTCATCGGCGAGCTGGCGCTTGACGGAAGACTCCGCGGCGTCAGGGGGGCCGTTCCCGCCGCCTTTTTTGCCAAGGAAAATAATATAGAGCTCTTCGTCCCCGCGGAAAACGCCGCCGAGGTCTCGCTTGTGGAGGGCGTGCGCGCCTACGCGGCGGATGATCTGCGGGAGATCATCGCGCACCTGCGCGGAGAAAAGGAGCTCGCGCCGGTAAGCGGCCGTAAGATAGAGGATACGGCGGCCCCCGCCGACCCGGATTTTGCCGACATCAAAGGGCAGATCGCCGCGAAACGCGCGCTCGAGATCGCGGCCGCCGGCCATCACAATATATTGTTCATCGGCTCGCCCGGCTCGGGAAAGACGCTGCTGGCCCGCGCGCTGAAGGGCATACTGCCTCCTCTCTCCGACGCGGAGATGATGGAGGTCATGCTGCTGCGCAGCACCGCCGGGCTTAACCTGGAGCTAAGCCGCGAACGTCCCTTCCGCTCCGTTCACCATACCGCGAGCGCCGTCTCGATCTGCGGCGGCGGCTCCGCGCTGCGTCCCGGAGAGATCAGCCTTGCCTCGCGCGGAGTGCTCTTTCTCGACGAATTTCCCGAATTTCAGCGCGATGTGATAGAAGCTCTGCGCCAGCCGCTTGAGGACGGTTCGATAACTGTGAGCCGCGCGGCGGGGAGCGTCGTCTATCCCGCCAAGGTGCTTGTCGTCGCGGCCTGCAACCCCTGTCCCTGCGGCTTCGCGGGGGACTCCGAGAGGCAGTGTATATGCACTCCTTTCTCGCTGGAACGTTACCGGCGTAAATTATCCGGCCCGATATTGGACAGGATCGACCTGCACGTCGCGGTGCCGCGCCTCACCCCGGAGGAGCTTGTCTCTCTCGGCGGGAGCTGCGGCGAGCGCAGCGAAACGGTGCGGGCGCGTGTCGCCGAAGCGCGCAGGATACAGGCCGAACGCTGGTCGGGCTTCGGTTTTCAGTGCAACTCGGAGATCCCGGAAAAATTTCTCCGGCGCAGCGCTTCGATGAGATCCGACGTCCGCGCCTTCATCCTTGAGGCGCTCAAAGGCGTGAAGCTGTCGGGGCGCGGTCTTTCGCGCGTGCTGCGCGTATCGCGGACGATCGCCGATCTTGACGGCGCGCCTCAGATAGAGGTAAAGCACGTCGCCGAGGCGATAAGCTACCGCGAGGGGGAGGCTACCTCATGGATGACCGCCTGA
- a CDS encoding YraN family protein has protein sequence MTKRSLEYALKLEARRGGAPSVKHSDSEPPKAPHLVKGRAGEELAAGYLTAQGITIIERNVRIGRCEIDIIAKEGDELVFAEVRTRGDNSLMSPEESVGPRKLANLIFAGRAWTEGRNYNGFWRIDLVSVILADGSEPRIEHLRGITEPIV, from the coding sequence ATGACGAAACGTTCTCTTGAATACGCGCTGAAGCTTGAGGCGCGGCGCGGAGGCGCGCCGTCCGTGAAACATTCGGATTCGGAGCCGCCCAAAGCGCCGCATCTCGTTAAGGGGCGCGCGGGCGAGGAGCTTGCCGCCGGGTATCTTACCGCACAGGGAATCACAATAATTGAGAGAAATGTAAGAATAGGGCGCTGCGAGATAGACATCATCGCAAAAGAGGGGGACGAGCTGGTCTTTGCCGAGGTGCGCACACGCGGCGATAACAGCCTGATGTCTCCCGAGGAGAGCGTCGGCCCGCGTAAACTCGCCAACCTTATATTTGCCGGACGCGCCTGGACTGAGGGGCGCAATTACAACGGCTTCTGGCGTATAGACCTTGTCTCCGTCATCCTTGCCGACGGAAGTGAACCGCGGATAGAACATCTCCGCGGCATCACCGAGCCGATAGTATGA
- a CDS encoding ribonuclease HII, with product MGEPLGVPALIIAGTDEAGRGPLAGPVVAAAAILTAEQRGWLLSAGLRDSKKLTPKRREALFDKICEAGIIWRAQAACARRIDKINILQASLWCMKRSVEQLALSPSLVLVDGNRAIPGLGLPQKPVIKGDDRVPVIAAASIVAKVLRDRVMEVMDRIYPQYSFAKHKGYPSALHKSLIAEYGPSPIHRLSFRGVLDDDDETFS from the coding sequence GTGGGAGAGCCTTTAGGCGTGCCCGCCCTCATCATCGCCGGTACGGACGAGGCCGGACGCGGCCCTCTCGCGGGGCCGGTGGTCGCCGCCGCCGCGATTTTGACCGCCGAACAGCGTGGCTGGCTGCTCTCAGCCGGTCTGCGCGATTCAAAGAAACTGACTCCTAAGCGCCGCGAGGCGCTCTTTGATAAGATCTGCGAGGCCGGAATAATCTGGCGCGCGCAGGCCGCCTGTGCGCGGCGCATTGATAAAATAAACATCCTTCAGGCCTCGCTTTGGTGTATGAAGCGCTCCGTTGAACAGCTGGCGCTTTCGCCGTCGCTTGTGCTTGTGGACGGCAACAGGGCGATTCCCGGCCTCGGACTGCCGCAGAAGCCTGTGATCAAGGGCGACGACCGCGTCCCCGTGATCGCCGCCGCCTCGATAGTCGCGAAGGTGCTGCGCGACCGCGTGATGGAGGTCATGGACCGCATCTACCCGCAGTATTCGTTCGCGAAGCACAAGGGTTATCCGAGCGCGCTTCATAAGAGCCTGATCGCGGAATACGGGCCATCACCGATACACAGACTCTCATTCAGAGGAGTGCTTGACGACGATGACGAAACGTTCTCTTGA
- a CDS encoding YlqF/YawG family GTPase — MPRTVWYPGHMAKGRRQLEALAANIDLLIEVRDARAPRLTSSPMLSLFAPKIETMVVLSKADLADEKVTKLWVEHLKREGLQAWPLDLRKGGMSRIIKVLTDKKPAFRDLRMAVVGTPNVGKSMLINQLVGRKAARVGGIPGITKGVSWFKGQGFLLVDSPGILDPHGDARAHRLISWIGSSRGQVIGNLEEHAKDCIRFMIDKDLWRGVEAAWGVKPEGTADEILESIGRRLGRLKAGGAVDMEAAGRVFIDSFATGKLGRMSLERPQDPPLWESL, encoded by the coding sequence ATGCCGCGTACCGTCTGGTATCCGGGACATATGGCGAAGGGCAGGCGCCAGCTTGAGGCGCTTGCCGCGAATATCGACCTGCTGATAGAAGTGCGCGACGCGCGCGCGCCCCGTCTTACCTCCTCGCCGATGCTTTCGCTCTTCGCGCCGAAGATCGAAACGATGGTTGTGCTCTCGAAGGCCGATCTCGCCGACGAAAAGGTGACGAAGCTCTGGGTGGAGCATTTAAAGCGCGAGGGGCTGCAGGCATGGCCTCTCGACCTGCGTAAGGGCGGCATGAGCCGCATAATAAAGGTTCTGACCGATAAGAAGCCCGCCTTCCGCGATCTGCGCATGGCGGTGGTCGGCACTCCGAACGTAGGCAAGTCGATGCTGATAAACCAGCTCGTCGGCCGCAAGGCGGCCCGCGTCGGCGGCATACCGGGGATCACGAAGGGCGTATCCTGGTTCAAGGGACAGGGCTTTTTGCTTGTGGACTCGCCGGGTATCCTTGACCCGCACGGCGACGCGCGCGCCCACCGGCTGATCTCGTGGATCGGCTCTTCGCGCGGCCAGGTGATCGGCAATCTTGAGGAGCACGCGAAGGACTGCATAAGATTTATGATAGACAAAGACCTCTGGCGCGGCGTGGAGGCGGCGTGGGGCGTTAAACCCGAGGGCACCGCGGACGAGATTCTCGAAAGCATAGGCCGCCGTCTGGGCAGGCTGAAAGCCGGCGGAGCCGTTGACATGGAGGCGGCGGGACGGGTTTTTATTGACTCGTTCGCGACCGGCAAGCTCGGCCGTATGAGCCTTGAAAGGCCGCAGGACCCGCCGTTGTGGGAGAGCCTTTAG
- the lepB gene encoding signal peptidase I: MAKPWWRETIETVLWAVVLALILRTFVIQAFWIPSGSMIPTLEIGDRVLVLKFWYHLPKVEPKRGDIVVFKYPVDPRRDFVKRIIGLPGDKVEMRNGTVYVNDRELFEPYVKNTDTYNMAAVTVPPDSYFCLGDNRPNSQDGRFWGFVPANFMRGPAVFRYWPLNRIGLLD; this comes from the coding sequence ATGGCCAAACCTTGGTGGCGTGAGACGATAGAGACTGTTTTATGGGCGGTAGTGCTCGCCCTCATCCTGAGGACCTTCGTGATCCAGGCTTTTTGGATACCGAGCGGTTCTATGATTCCGACGCTTGAGATCGGCGACCGTGTACTGGTGCTGAAATTTTGGTATCACCTGCCAAAGGTGGAGCCTAAACGCGGCGATATCGTCGTCTTCAAGTATCCCGTGGACCCGCGGCGCGATTTTGTGAAACGCATCATCGGGCTGCCGGGTGACAAGGTGGAGATGAGGAACGGCACCGTGTATGTGAATGACAGGGAGCTCTTCGAGCCTTATGTAAAGAATACCGATACCTATAATATGGCCGCCGTCACCGTGCCGCCGGATAGTTATTTCTGTCTCGGCGACAACAGGCCGAACTCGCAGGACGGACGTTTCTGGGGCTTTGTCCCCGCCAACTTTATGCGTGGTCCGGCGGTCTTCCGTTATTGGCCGCTGAACCGGATAGGGCTTCTCGACTAG
- the dapF gene encoding diaminopimelate epimerase — translation MFLFFRPLRRYVLKYRIYENNPYKKGRLMMINCSKMNGNGNDFLVIDNMSLALDGAALAAAARLACRRREALGADGILAAEPSESADFKMRLFNRDGSEGEMCGNGARCIARFAFEKGIARSKDMTFETLGGNVHAVVCGERVTLDLAPVSVSDAVVDAHAAVDGFEFNYTFLTVGVPHAVIFERERSHSFEGYASVGRAIRSRLDLFPEGTNVNFAVPSLERTSVLDVMTYERGVEDMTLSCGTGSTASAIAGLLLGITGERVEVINPGGVNRVSLEFSGSDLISPKLEGGALMIAEIAILPEALR, via the coding sequence ATGTTTCTGTTTTTTCGCCCTCTCCGCCGTTATGTGCTAAAATACCGCATATATGAGAATAATCCCTATAAGAAGGGCAGACTGATGATGATAAATTGTTCTAAGATGAATGGAAACGGCAATGATTTTCTTGTCATAGATAATATGTCGCTGGCGCTTGACGGAGCGGCGCTTGCTGCGGCCGCGCGTCTGGCCTGCCGCCGCCGGGAGGCGCTCGGGGCGGACGGAATCCTCGCCGCCGAGCCCTCGGAGAGTGCTGATTTTAAGATGCGCCTCTTCAACCGCGACGGCTCGGAGGGCGAAATGTGCGGGAACGGCGCGCGCTGTATCGCGCGTTTTGCCTTTGAAAAGGGGATCGCGAGGTCTAAGGATATGACCTTTGAGACGCTGGGCGGCAATGTTCACGCGGTGGTCTGCGGAGAGCGCGTGACGCTCGACCTGGCGCCGGTGTCGGTCTCGGATGCCGTCGTGGACGCCCACGCGGCGGTTGACGGTTTCGAGTTCAACTATACCTTTCTCACCGTCGGCGTGCCGCACGCGGTGATCTTCGAGAGAGAGCGCAGCCATTCCTTCGAGGGGTACGCCTCCGTCGGGCGCGCGATCCGCAGCAGGCTCGACCTCTTTCCCGAGGGGACGAACGTAAACTTTGCCGTCCCAAGTTTGGAGCGCACAAGCGTGCTTGACGTAATGACCTATGAGCGCGGCGTCGAGGATATGACGCTATCCTGCGGCACCGGTTCCACGGCGAGCGCGATCGCGGGGCTGCTGCTGGGAATCACGGGGGAGCGCGTCGAGGTGATAAATCCCGGCGGAGTAAACCGCGTGAGCCTTGAATTTTCCGGCAGCGATCTTATCTCCCCGAAGCTCGAGGGCGGCGCGCTGATGATCGCGGAGATAGCTATTCTGCCAGAGGCGCTGCGCTGA